ATCTGGTTTACCCAAGAATCTGATAGATGCAGGTACTGGGACAATCCAACGCTAACCAATCATCGTCAAGACCCTCTTCCACACTcaggctttgcctttgtggagagttttcatgaagtttattaaaaaaataatgttgtacTTTCTGTAACTACGATATTATAGCAGTTAGATttagttattataattaattattcatgttcaataagttttatttatgattatttggttgcagaagatgtagcgttgttgtatgatttgaatttttgtaccctgttatcatggataataaaaaccaatttgatttgatttcccATTCTGAACGTTGCCATGGGCATCCGAAACCGAATATTCTTGCAGAGGTTGGCACTCAGTGTGGTGCCAATCTATACAAGGTTTCACTTCAAatcattaagggccggttttcgagctcgggatttaggtaagcTCTAGACTTTGAATAGCTGAGGTCAGAAAGTTGGCTTTCCAGAACGCGTAGTCGCTGTAAATAGTTGCAGcagaataaatcattattttctcatttctatgtcttgaaacgtttttcctcgacgatatgaaacattcctaaataattcaaaatagctgaaactttacactattttctcttatttcattttgtgttcaattctctagtttttcgaacctcaatttaaacgtgacttcGACTACgattacgccccgtttcggaaagccattTTTCTGATTTCAGCTgtttaaaatttggaacttagctaaattccgagctcggTAACCGGCCCTATATGTGTGAAGTGTTATGTCCATcatacatattatttataattattgttttctttcaagtttttcaatgaATGTTAATTTAATAactgtgtattattattattattttgtaatattgctTGTACCTGACGATCATGTAATTGTCTAAGTACTCAtgccaataaataaatattgattgattgtatttAAAAGCTTACTTTCCAATGTGcttttttgtctttttctttgagaaaataatttgatttgattttgaggTTGTGACCGGTCTAATGCGCCGGTGTGAGACGGAGCAGACCCGGCTCAATATCCCGGTCGGTGTGCTGCCGTTAGGGCGCACCAACAGCTTTGCGCATGCGTGGTACCGGAGTCCCAGAACACAGCAATTGTCGGTGCACGACCTGGCCAAAGCGGCGATGACCGTTGTCAGGGGCCAGATGCGGAGTGTCAACACTATGAAGATTGAGGTAAGCATCACTAATGTTGAAACATTCGCCATTATAGTGGCCTTATAAGGAGCCTTCTTCAAACTGTATGTGCATTTGTTATTTTCTCAAGAATAGAACTTTtaaaattaatctcaattaatAGAAACTAGTGTTTCAATCTAGTTTTAAactaaggaaaaatataaaacatagcTTTTATATGGAAAACACACTTTAAATAAAGGTAATTCAGAAGATACATACTTTAACATATACAGTATTATACATCTATGACTGAATCTTATTTAAAAACTCAAgtctaaaaattaaaacaaacaaacataggCCCTAATGTCCAAGTACGAAAATGGAAATGACAATTCACAACTTATAAGCACGATCATAGGAAGTCCTACTGCACAAAGAAGTATGTAGTTTTCTTCTGAACTGTCCTCTCAGTCCTCAGCCCAATTTTCTTGATGTTATAAGAGGTCTTATAAACCACTGACGATAAATCTGAGGTTTTCACAATGTAAATTAACTATAGTTTGGCGGGACCTATGAATAAATTACGTTATATCCGTTTTGACGCTATGGCCGAGGCCGCAATAACCAATTTACACTGTATTCATATTGATTCACAATTCATTATAATGATTGTGGGAGGACCAACATGCATATTCCAAAACTTTTCCTTCTCCGAATTTCTTATTCTTATACGAGAACaagaagtaggttatgttccttTCActtgtcaaattttcagtaaatGAACAAACtattatgtgaaataatgaTGTatgttatttgttttgaaaaataatcaccATATTAAGGTTCGTCAGCACGTATGTGtattaaatttaaccgtgattaaacaTTGATTCATGAGCGTTTTTAAACCGCAGGGGTTTTTTAAAAgcacaaataaattatatttagttTTGTAGTTCTATGCTGATACTGTAAGtattaacaaaaaattactgtaataatttacagTGGAAAAACTATTTGATTGGGCTTTTATCGTATCACACATTGAGTCTACTGTCTGAGTGGCATAGAGTGGGGAATATTTAGAGATGCCAACAGCAAGCGAGACAAGTACTGGTACTTTGGATCGTTGCGCGACTATGCGGCCTATGTGTTCAATGCGCCCACTGAGTCCTATAACGGCACTCTGGTCTACACAGCTCCCTGTGATGGCTGCTCCCGTTGTCACGTGTACCGCGATGATCTACGGCGCCGAAACATTGAACCCACCAAAAGATGGTGGCATACATTCATACCGACCTTCTCGTCGAGACGTGAGTTTTTCAATTAATCGAATATATTGGTTAAAAGTCTTCAACTCAAATCTTCACATATCAATTCACATCTTCAAATTGAAAGTCCCGCTTGTAAACAAGCTAATTATACAACCAATGAagacaattttaattaattaattgtgtatcttgaattattaaatgaatgaatgaatattaacaAACCAGGTAAAGATAACACTTGAAGTAGTAGCATCTTCCGCcattgaatttacaaaattaaccAAATTTACAGAGTATACGGTTTTTGTAaagtaaaatatttgaaaaatttgcaaTACTCACATACCTTCAGTCACATACCttcatttggacaatttatcaaaattagtaaCAAGAAAACTTATGGAATCAgtatgtattttcttttctattataTTGATTCCATAAATAGATAAATCCAAGCAGTAAGTTAGTTTTCTCAAAAAGACGTTGGATGCCATCATTAATTTTCTTATCGACTCAATTGCCGATTTATAGTTGAGAATACTAATAAAACCGACACATTTAGTGCCAAGCTGCACGAAGCGGGTCACTAAGCTTTGTTTTGACTGAAGCATTATTTGCATTGACCCAATATTATGACTTCAGTAGCTGTCATTTGTTTTgcaaaagaaaaatgaaagaatatataaaacaataagaataaaattaatataggagggcaaattttaatagactatAATATAGAACTCATTCATCTCCTTTAACAATTTGACCTGTAGAAAAATTGGAGAAATTGATAACTCATCATACTTTCTCATTTACCTacttaattttgtaaaatagtagtttaaaattatttattgttgcaGGAACTGGTGAAAAAATCATTGACTACAGCTTGATTACCAATAATCAGTGTGGATCGTTTACTGAAATTAAGTTCAATACAGTCGATTTCTCCATCAAAACGTCAAATGTGGATGCAAGCACCAATGCTACAAGTATCTATATTGGTAAATCAACAAACTATTTTCTaatcaataatgaaaatgtaGATCAGTATTACATTTCAAGATTAATATGATTgaaaaactgataatgaattagTGAAAAGTTTATGAAACGAGGAATAATCCAAGTTAACATATCTCACCCTTATAAATTACTTAATTTTTTAAGATGATACACTAATTTATTGATGTGGTATTTCTAAATTTTCTGATTACACGAAATtttctgaataatttttaatttttgagtcATCATTATTCGCTTTAACAATGGATAAATCATCTATCTCATCAAATTAACATTGACACTGCAGTTCAATTCTATTGTAGATTTCTTAATGACCTAataatttatcatcttttatcttgcttttgtattttatatctGATGGAAAATGAAATGTATCATTATTAGTAATTTATAGAGCTCAAATATTATACCTACCTTATTCGAAGCTCAATCATGGTCTTTGCAAACCTGTTGTATTTTCAATgcatatattttttgtgattagAAAAGGAGATGATCTAAAGTAAagataattcattcaatcaaattataacGATTGACGATATGGAACCTAATTACACGTACATTGATCTATTAAGAATGTTCTttgctatttttttattttctagaTATATTACTTgtaacaataaatgaaattataattctttgaaatttcaatttccgatttccaatttccaagttctagacttcaaacagctggagtcagaaaattggctttccgaaacgtaGTCTttgggcgtagtcgtagtttttatgataatatttattttctcatttctataattagaaacatttttccttgacggaatgaaacattcctaaataattcaaaatagctgaaactttacactactttctctttattttattttgtgttcaattctctagtttttcgagttttaatttaaacgtagactgtgactacgccccgtttcggaaagctaattttctgactccagctgtttaaagtctagaacttagcagctaaatcccgagctcggaaaccggtcctatgtttattaaaataataaacaatactTAATGTTTGTGTATTAGTCAGTTGTCAGTTATAAAATAtgattcagtttcaatttcaattcttcatattttgaatcaatcatttgaaaattcTATCATTATTTCGAAAATGGTTATTTCAGCCTATttgacagttgacagttgacagttctatggaattgattttaattttagtTCCAATTACAATTAGTAGTtctatttcaaatgtatttgataaataaatttcttGCAGGTCCCGACTCAATGACATGGTGGGCTTTCTTGAACGAGGGCTGGAAGCGAGTGAGAGGAGAGTATAGTACCAGACCGAGTCAGTCGATGATACACGCTCAAAATATTCAACTCTGGCCCTCAACTTATGACATGGTTGGTCATATTAATAATTTCTAATCTTGAATACCAATAATATACACTTGACCAACACCTAGCACAGTTATGCCCGGTATCAGTTATTTAATTTAAGGGAGCATTAAACCTATAGAATTAATACACAACTAATAATAATGGTCCATCATATTTAATTAGTATCCCAGGAACCGGGTATCCAATTTGGTCGGtctatcaatttgaaattgtaaaaaatgaaaattcattgcgaataataattattcttcattaGACGGAGTCAAGACTTGAGAATCTTCACTACCGAGAAGTTCTCAACCGAAAAATTCAGACTTACTAAACCAGACTATGTACTATTTCTGGAAATATACTTCATTCACAAGAACATCATTACTTTGATAGCGTCCTTAAGAATGAACACATATTTCCAGATGTTTCcgaagttattcaatttgtaaCATAAAGATGAGCATTGCATTACGTAACATTACTCTTGTGATGGCTAGATTTCTCTTGATGTCTTCCCAAGTATAACGTTTTTGTATAATGTGTGAGAGCATGAGCACgttatatataaaaattaagttAGAAGGTTCTAATTAGCGTTAAAAAGATTGTGGCTTGTTGAAACCACGCGGTTACCAGTCAGGTGAAACACTCTGTATGTGACAATGAAATGCTAACTGCTCTTAAACAGAAACTTCTCCATGATTATTGTACGAGTATTAGAGATGAGATGTTCAGTGAAATACGCTACGTCGTCGTctgtaaaattttgccaattcATTGTATTAATAGATTTCAAAAACTGTCTCAATTTTTCAGGAACGTTGGTTGTCTATTGACAGCGAGGACTACGAGTTCAACCCTATCTCCATAGTCCTGCTCTACAATGCATTGGACGTTCTGTGTCCGGAGAACGAAACCGACGCAAAATCAGCGCAAAATCTCAAACCGAAAACCAAATCGTTCACTTCCAGTTACCTTTCTGCGGCCAGAAGTTCGAACTCTTTTTTCCAGAAGTGAAAAAGTGGACTTGATCGGTTGTGAAGTGTAGGTAAAAACGTTTCGTTGTTTCACGATCTAAATTATCTAGTAGTGAGTTCAAAGTTTCAATTCTGTGCAATCATTGAAGATGAACTGGGTTGCTGATGGAGTAGGCTCTGGAATATAATGACTTGTGATGTCAAGTTTGTGGAGATGATGAGTTCTATAACTTCATCCTATCTCCAACTTATTAGgagaattattgtagaatagtTTTTGGTAtggtggaacttttccatactTGAGAACACTGATTTTTTCCAATTCCACTTTAATGcattggaaaatattgaaaccaattGATTTACAGTACAATCATGTCATAGTGAGTTCTTATGAATGTCATAAGTTTTACAACTTCATCCTATCTCCAACCCATTTATTTACTGTAGAATACTCAATATGGTTTACTATAGAACACTTATTGAGAACACTATAGAACACCCTTATTGAGAACACTGGTTTTTCAACTCCACTTTATTTAGTATTTTTCTTCTGGTCTATCGTTTGTAAATAAAGAACTAAATGAAGTGAAATTGATAACACAATCAGTTTTCTCAAGTTATGGGGGAGTATTGACGATGTGAAAGAAATTTTATCTATGGGAGAAGTAATGCATATTCAGTggactttgaaaatattcactATTAATGGCAGTAATTCTAATTACAtagtaaatttaaaaatgagtCATTATGACTGTCTTTGTTGCAttctaattattgtttattgttgtgtaataataactattgttgttaaatttttgatttgtttctattttattattgatttttacaACACACATTTTCTGTTGTACCATGCTCTAAAGATATAGAACAATTCTGTTTTGTTCCAATAACGTGTTTGCTGAATTTTGGAAAACTTGCAGTAAATCGTCAAATCTATTGATCCCAGTTGTTAGGCTACTGCTAGTTGCCTGACAAAGTACAGGGATATTCTAACAACTAATTGATCTAACTACTGGTGTAAACAACTAATTAATCAAACCGGTCAATTATTATCGGTTTAACGGTTTGACCACCCAATTCTCACACTTTCCTTCTCTTACTATCATTTCTTTATAGAAAAATGATGCTACCTCaattttattatcaactttTTGATTCTATGATTTCACGAAAATTTGAGTATCCCTTTTATTCTAATATCACTGAGACGAGTGACTTTCACTTCATCTCGGATTTCAGTTGATCACGGATGATATTATTAGATTTCGAATAATTCCAGcctattgccatttaaaagcaataACCtaccttttacctttgaaacataatCTAACAGAAACTTTCAGGTTATGTAGTGATGCTAAGATGATCTGAAACCGAGAGGAACTGAGACAATATAACACAATTTGCGACGCAACATGCATTGCGATTAGCAATCCAATCCAGGCAAGTCAAAACTAAATCAATGCCAATGTTTTGAAAGCAATTAAAAAGTCAGTCTCGTTCGTTATAATGTGGTTAATTTTGAGttcaagccaccagctgatttaaTTCAGTTTAAACTTTGACTATGCAAACGGCCCGTTGAATAAGTTGCTTCTGGAGTATGGCATATCCATACAAACATCTAGTAAATATAGGAAATTTGGGAGAGTTATTGAACTTGAGAGAAGAACTTGTAGTAATCTAGTAAATTCGGGACGAGTCCTTTTTCAGACTGAGCCTGTTGCTCTTTCTTGGTATATCAATTTTCTTTATCTGCCATGAAAAAGCAATGTATGTAGGATTTGTAATTGGATGTAtgcataaattaaaaataagtccTGTTACAAAAAAGGAATATAATATTGGAAAGTACAATTTCTTCgagagaaaattgaattataacaaattatcttttattttttccGCTTCAGCTTGAAAATTGTATGCTGTTAGAAGAAAGAATACTGTATTGCATTACTATATAGATTGAACCGTTTCCAGTAAGATTCTACACTCTATCACAGTAAGGTAAGTaaactaatattatttctattttgtctcattttttaataaattcaactCCATATACTACTGAAATAGGCTAGTTGGGTTCAGTTCAACTAAATTAGGAAAGTGAACTCATTTATAGAAGATAATTTCTTGGGTTGAAGTAGGAACCCCAAACACTGTCTTTTTTGAATGCTACTGTAAAAGAGGCAACTGAGTTCTTTCATTaatcttttcataaaaaataagtaaactctGTTAAGTAATGAAAGTACTGTTGAATGTTGTAAATTCCATTCGTTTTACAGTATTTTCATTCGTTATGAAGCTTCACAATATAAACTGAGTCTCTATAAACCTCTTCAGAAGTTGTTAGTTCAACTGTTTATGTTATTTCAGAGTTACTATATTAATTTAGAGTTGTTATTTCAGAGTTACAGTTACTATATTTCAGAGAAGAGATATTAGTGTCAATAGATGTTTGTCAGTATTCTCATAAGCCAAACAAGAAACTTTTGGGTCAGTTGCACGGAAATCCTATTGAATTTAACCACTATTAAACTACGATTACTTAATATATTGcacgttggtttgtttttttttggcaTCAGACAGTGCCCTTATCATACAAGCTCACGTTTGTTTTACTCAAATCGAATGATATACCAACGTgtgttaaaaataaaattataaaataaaaaaggcGTCCATATTACACTGAACATATGAATGTATTTCTTGTCCCACCGTACTATGAACGCCTAGTGTGCGGTACCGTATTATACTTTATCCTCCATTAAAGgaattctattttttaattcaaagtcCGTGGATGTTCGGGCACTCTTGTGAttcaatcaaccaatcaatctctttattcaaaacatacatCAAAATGTATATGAATGCGTCtttcttcatttattattttcaacaaaataataaaataaatacaagtaaaaaaaacaaacaaaatacatcAACAATAGATAGTCTAAGTACATAATGAGTTGGCACTATAATATTCTTCATAACTGTACAATTCCAATTCCACAATATActttttcagtttgtttttaaactttataatatatttttcatgattaataCTAGTATGAAGGTAAGTAATGAATTTGATACCCATATAGGTTGGGCTTTGTACTTCTTTTTTCTATGTTCTTTGATAATAAAGTTGTtcctatttcttgtattatagTCATGTACACTAGATTGCCTGGGGAATTTGTCTTCATTATTTTCAcgtgtaatattgttttgtagATATAAAGGCTATACACCGTCATTAATTCTTCAGAGTAGTTCATGTACGGTACCTTAAACTAGATTTAATATCActtactttatttttatcataatac
The window above is part of the Nilaparvata lugens isolate BPH chromosome 12, ASM1435652v1, whole genome shotgun sequence genome. Proteins encoded here:
- the LOC111051865 gene encoding acylglycerol kinase, mitochondrial — its product is MAKVKSVLTTLRNNWKKTIFFSGAIVYGLNYGKEKIETNDAMRHYCEEASKLGDEWIPDGVKPRHVTVILNPVANKRKAKTDFEKYCAPLLHLSGVSIDLLVTESAGQARSLVDSVDFAKTDAIVVAGGDGTLSEVVTGLMRRCETEQTRLNIPVGVLPLGRTNSFAHAWYRSPRTQQLSVHDLAKAAMTVVRGQMRSVNTMKIEVSITNVETFAIIVALFYCLSGIEWGIFRDANSKRDKYWYFGSLRDYAAYVFNAPTESYNGTLVYTAPCDGCSRCHVYRDDLRRRNIEPTKRWWHTFIPTFSSRRTGEKIIDYSLITNNQCGSFTEIKFNTVDFSIKTSNVDASTNATSIYIGPDSMTWWAFLNEGWKRVRGEYSTRPSQSMIHAQNIQLWPSTYDMERWLSIDSEDYEFNPISIVLLYNALDVLCPENETDAKSAQNLKPKTKSFTSSYLSAARSSNSFFQK